In Persicimonas caeni, a single window of DNA contains:
- a CDS encoding DUF6544 family protein, with amino-acid sequence MRILAAVAIIIVIAAAVSLWVRSNFLRSLDARMQAVKDTDAAKVGELERLPPLVRRYVERSGVERGETYRYVHLTQSGDMKLAQDGDWMPFTAEQWFAVSRPAFLWKPQMPMPVGSILGSDWLDGDQGGLQMRLLGVVPVANVEGPVVAEGELARYLAELPWNPAAIATNDAITWTQDDDRHATATITAGDLSTKATFSFNEAGDITGVLSPGRPRGEGDDVERLPWGGDFGEYVEFDGIRVPATGDVFWEEADGRFVYWRGKIESYELE; translated from the coding sequence ATGCGAATTCTCGCCGCCGTCGCCATCATCATCGTCATCGCAGCCGCCGTCTCCCTGTGGGTGCGCTCGAACTTCTTGCGCTCCCTCGACGCGCGCATGCAAGCCGTCAAAGACACCGATGCGGCCAAGGTCGGCGAACTCGAGCGCCTGCCCCCGCTGGTGCGTCGATACGTCGAGCGAAGCGGCGTCGAAAGGGGCGAGACGTACCGCTACGTCCACCTCACCCAGTCGGGCGACATGAAGCTCGCCCAGGACGGCGACTGGATGCCCTTCACGGCCGAGCAGTGGTTCGCCGTCTCCCGCCCGGCCTTTTTGTGGAAGCCCCAGATGCCCATGCCCGTGGGCTCCATCTTGGGCTCCGACTGGCTCGACGGCGACCAGGGCGGCCTGCAGATGCGCCTGCTGGGCGTCGTCCCCGTCGCCAACGTCGAGGGCCCCGTCGTCGCCGAGGGCGAGCTCGCCCGCTACCTGGCCGAGTTGCCCTGGAACCCGGCCGCGATCGCGACCAACGACGCGATCACCTGGACCCAGGACGACGACCGCCACGCCACGGCCACCATCACCGCCGGCGACCTCTCCACGAAGGCGACCTTCTCCTTCAATGAGGCCGGCGACATCACCGGCGTGCTCTCCCCGGGCCGCCCACGCGGCGAAGGCGACGACGTCGAGCGCCTGCCCTGGGGCGGCGACTTCGGGGAATACGTCGAGTTTGACGGCATCCGCGTTCCGGCGACAGGGGACGTGTTTTGGGAGGAAGCCGACGGGCGATTTGTCTATTGGAGGGGGAAGATCGAGTCGTACGAGTTGGAGTAG